In the Desulfitobacterium hafniense DCB-2 genome, GATCCTCAAGATTTGTGTTACCGACGAAGAATTTTTCCATTTCGGATACTATAGGGATCAGATCTGGTCTGATATCCGTTAGAGTTTCCTTTAAAAAGGATAATACATCTTCCATTGCATCGGTAGGGGAACCATAGAGCAGGGAGATTAGTTTATAGATGTTTGCTGTTTGGGTTAATTCTTGGGTATCAAGGAGAGCAGTCATTGCTAAACCCAACCTTTCAAGTAAACGAGTATTTAGCAAACGGGCCGTAGTCGGCCCGTTTGCAGTTTTGATGAATAGTAGACGTATCTTAGAAATTTCTGATATAAAACACTCTTGGCTGAGTTCCAGCATTAGGTTTTAATTGTTTGTAACCATACTTACCAATGAGTTGACTGACTTCGCTTGTTGGATCATCGAAATCCCCAACAGTTCGAGCATCAGCTGGGCAGGAAGCTGCGCAGTAGGGTATTTCTCCCTTGGCTAAGCGATGGTCGCACAGGGTGCACTTTTCGACAATCCCTTTGGGACGAATACCGGCGTAAGTTGTTGCTCGATCAGGGTTATAATAGGGGACTTTTTCCTCAACCTTTTCCGCTACTTCTGCTCCATTTGTAGTCCCTTGCTCAATTACCGAGATCTTATCTCGCCAATAGCCATGGGGTTCTTTGGAGTTATAGTTAATGACTTCGTAGGGGCAGGCTTGCATGCAACTCTTACAGCCGATGCATTTATTGGGATCGTGGAGGGTCAACCCTTTATCATCCTTATACATGGCTTTGGTTGGGCAAGCTCTGACACAGGCTGCATTATCACAATGATTGCAAAGGGTAGGGACATATTCATAAGTTACATT is a window encoding:
- a CDS encoding 4Fe-4S dicluster domain-containing protein, coding for MARYGMVINLQKCVGCGACGIACKNENNVDQGMFWAHHIKQTTGVFPNVTYEYVPTLCNHCDNAACVRACPTKAMYKDDKGLTLHDPNKCIGCKSCMQACPYEVINYNSKEPHGYWRDKISVIEQGTTNGAEVAEKVEEKVPYYNPDRATTYAGIRPKGIVEKCTLCDHRLAKGEIPYCAASCPADARTVGDFDDPTSEVSQLIGKYGYKQLKPNAGTQPRVFYIRNF